CCAAAATACATTATCACTCACGTATTCAATGGCAAATCCAGTCTTTGCTGATCGTATATTTGCGGCCATGTATAATATACATGTGGTGGAGAGAAACTCATGAGTAAATATTATACTCACACTTGCGGAAATCGGAGCGCTTGGGGATCACAGAGGTCTTGTACTGATGAATGACAGACTTCACGACCTCATGAAGAGGATCTCCATCAAATAAATTGATGTATGCTTCCAAGAGGGGAACATTTGACAGACTCCATATGaacttctctctctgcagcacGCTTAGATGAGGGTGCTCcatctgaaagaaaaacaaaacaataatattacacatatgaggaaggcagaagaaatgcataaagaAGACATAAGTAAAAGGAAGATTGCTTAACAGTTCCACAGGTATAGCTTTACGTTTAATGAGCAATGAAGGGCTAGTGCTATACTAGGCTTTATTAGatacacataaatacatatcagaatcagctttattgccaagtatgtgtacacatacgaggaatttgactcaggattgtacattgctcatgatgtgcttactcatacaaaaataccataacaataataaaacaaactacagtataggcAACAccaatatacacactatgaacaaaacaatatagatatattgacaaatagtgcagtgttcagagtgcaaaggatgcaagagaaaactattattctcattatgtacatgttgaaggtggatatgatatacaggtacacatacacatacatgcatccatgtacacagtgtgatggagcatagtgcaaaggatgctggaaaaaataaataagacctatgaccttatgacccgaggtaggtgtattggtatacagtatatacaatgacatagtatgaacagcactgaaatagagaatggaaaataaataaataataagtggtaaccagtaaaccggtggctgattagagacagagttactgggttattgcacaggaattgttcctgacactgtaagtcagaaatcagctgttcatcagagtgatggcttgtgggaagaaactgcttctgagtctgttggttttggcgtacagtgctctgtagcgcctaccagaggggaggaacaggttgtgtccggggtgagatggatctgcagtgatgtttcctgcccgtttcctgactctggaaatgtagtCCTGAATGGGGGGCAgcttggcaccgattattttttctgccgTCCTGACTGTACGTTGTAGTCTgctcttgtcctttttggtggcagatccaaaccagacagtgatggaggtgcagataacagactggatgatggctgtgtagaactagataggcaggttgagcttcctgagctcccacttcaggtcctgggatataatggaacccagaaacctgaaggattccacagcagacacagggctgttgagtacgGTGATGGGGGACAGAGtgggggggggctcctcctgaagtccacggtcatctccacagttttgatcgtgttaagctccaggttgttctgactgcaccagagagccagctgatcaccttcccgtctgtaggccgactcgtcaccgtcccggatgaggccgttgtgtcgtcagcgaacttcaggagtttgacagatgggtctcctgaggtgcagtcgttggtgtagagggagaagagcagtggggagagcacacacccccctggggggcgccagtgatgaaagtccgggtgctggatgtgatgcagcctcacctgctgactccggtcagtcaggaagtctgtgatccactgacaggtggaggctggcacagtgagctgggtgagtttggtgttgaggatgtccgggatgatggtgtttaacgccgagctgaagtccatgaacaggatccttgcatatgtcccagGAGAGTCGaagtgttgcaggatgtgatgcagacccaagttgataGCATCATCCACAGACCTGTGAACCaaggtttttggttgttgtatgtgcgaaaggttttagtcggcacacacatgtcctcacaaaaactgatgcaagatgtcacagtgtcagttagcttgtccaggtcagtggctgcagcctcaaaaacactccagtcagtgcagtcaaagcaggcctgtaactccagctttgactcgtcggtccatcttttcagtctttacaacaggtttagcagatttcagttttttgcctgtgtgtcgggaGAAGATGAACCAGAGTGATctgagagtcccaaggctgcatggggaacagagcgataggcgtcctttaatgttgtgtagcagtggtccagtgagagaatctggatgttttttctccacgttagttatctggtctgccacgtgtagtaacgcctcaataacacaggcctgaggtggaatgtaaacagcgaccagaacaaacgaggaaaactccctcggtgaataaaacggtttacagtttataaataatgtctctaggtgagggctgcatgatttcttcaacactgtgacatctgtgcaccaacctttgtttatatagaaacagagtccgcctccccgtgttccctttcgcgatccgcgcggatgagattaaatcccggtagatgaagtgtgtatgtgtatatatatatatctgaattcaaataaaaaataatgcagaaaTGGGTGACTACTATGAAATAATCATAGTAAATGCATGACTCAAAACAAAGTAAATGATCTACAAGTTTCCCCGGGGGGGGGCCCATTATACCTCTTGTAGGATTTTGTCCATTCGGGCTGCTGTCTTGCCAGTTTCAAACAGTAACTGTGGTGTTAATGGTGCCTTTGAAATAGTGGTTCCAGGCAAATAAGTCAACAGCCGCACCAGATACTTCTGACAGCCGTAGCCACAATCTGCCAAAGGAAAAGACAGAGTTAGTATTAGAGCCATTTACCTCACTCTTAGCCTGACCTGTTTATTATGGCGTGCCTTAATCAAGTGCACACATATGAAGGTAAAGTTTTGATTGCTAATCTGTCCTCTTTGATTAAATTAAGCTACTTAGCTTGGCATGTGAAATTGTTTTGCAAGTCCAAAAATTCTGTGAGTCAAAATGGTTGAGATAAGTGTTTCTATTGTGGGgtttgacccccccccccaaatcatGGGTTTGGATTGACTGCACGGCCACAGCCACAATCCCCTCGCTGCcttgctgtctgtctgctaGCTGTTACCAGCTATTTCCAGCCACTGAAATTGACTTCTCAGCCGTGTTTGTTCCTTTTATCATGCAAATACCAGACGAATAATATTGCTTTGTGTGCGGTTAATTGTACTAACAGACAGTTCATGAAGCCCATGCTCCTGTGTTTTAGGTGAGTAAAATTATTTATGTGATAGCAATAATAAGCAGGTATTGGTTTCTGCATACATAGCATGTTAGATTAGCTCGTTAACTAGCTAATTAGCCAGCTTTGAGCGTTTTGCATGCccgccgagaattgcatgcacctccaagcAGTATTTAAAAAACGATATACTATTCATTGTGGGGTTCTTCTTCTTGGTGATGatcatttattgaacatttagaGTCATCAGTATTTTATTACCCTTAGTAGAAGTGGCATTTCTTTGAAATTCAGCAACAATATGTGctgaaaactgcattttatcTACGTGCAAAGTGTCTGGAACGGACTTTAAGAGGTAGATACATTATTTGGCAGAATAGATGTTTTAGGCTACCTgctgagatttgcatccactTCCTTTCTCAGTAATTGTGAGTGTTAACTCACGCGAGGTGCATGCAgaactcggcacaacactgaTCTCGTGCCGGTTAGGGCTGCTGGCAGAGAAaacaggtagctgggctgtagGGTGAGGTTCTGAGTTATGTAAAGCTAGATTACTAAGAAAAATTAGGTGAGAATTGTTGCAAAAAATGTTctcgcacttttattttggagcCACAATCACTTaaaggaagtgattatgtgagtaattGTAGCTGTCATGATAGACtagtgctgaaatagatctatcaatttatatattttttttttctgctatcaaagcaatctggctgcgggccagatattattgttggcgggaCAGTTCTGGCCCACGGGCCGCCaattgccgaccactgctctAGGCTATATAGATGCAATTTTCTGGAAATAGCGTATAACCTCTACATCTTATTGTTATTCCTTAGGTAAATGTGTGACTGGTCTCATACCTATTTCTTCCAGGCTCATGAGCTGTCCAGAGGTGGTGGGCAGGGCTGTTTGGGCAGGAAGTCCATTTTGGTGCAGAAAGGACATGGCATAGGTCTGCACCTCAAACAGGGTGGGGTTCTTACTGTCCTCTGAGTTCATTATCTTCAGGACATACTTGCCACCCTCCACTGCTGTCACACAGAAGTTCTGGTCATCGTAGCTTGGCAGCGAGCGAATTTCTGATGGCGTCAGCCTGAAGAGCCTCTTCACCAACTCAACCACCTGAGACTGGCTCAAGTTGGGCTTGGAATGCTTCACTGACATGATTGCTGAATGAAAATAACATGCTATCAGCAAAAAAAGATGTTGCAGAGACATACCAAACAAAAGCATCCAAACTAACCCACTTTCTAATGAAACTGCCAAAAAGTGTCTTAGAGCAACAACAAATTAATCGAATTCGGGGAACCTGTGATGGGCATTTGCCC
This genomic window from Micropterus dolomieu isolate WLL.071019.BEF.003 ecotype Adirondacks linkage group LG05, ASM2129224v1, whole genome shotgun sequence contains:
- the LOC123971178 gene encoding hydroxylysine kinase-like isoform X2; translated protein: MSVKHSKPNLSQSQVVELVKRLFRLTPSEIRSLPSYDDQNFCVTAVEGGKYVLKIMNSEDSKNPTLFEVQTYAMSFLHQNGLPAQTALPTTSGQLMSLEEIDCGYGCQKYLVRLLTYLPGTTISKAPLTPQLLFETGKTAARMDKILQEMEHPHLSVLQREKFIWSLSNVPLLEAYINLFDGDPLHEVVKSVIHQYKTSVIPKRSDFRKCVNHGDFNDLNVLVQPDESDSHRISGILDFGDMNSGYYIHELAIAITYMMMEHPKPIEVGGPLLAGWESVLPLNDAERDCLYVLVLSRFCQSLVLARHAVTLHPENEEYLMISSRNGVHFLRQLWELGKEQVEKVWFQSAAQFSERK
- the LOC123971178 gene encoding hydroxylysine kinase-like isoform X1 translates to MHDYVRSLRSIMSVKHSKPNLSQSQVVELVKRLFRLTPSEIRSLPSYDDQNFCVTAVEGGKYVLKIMNSEDSKNPTLFEVQTYAMSFLHQNGLPAQTALPTTSGQLMSLEEIDCGYGCQKYLVRLLTYLPGTTISKAPLTPQLLFETGKTAARMDKILQEMEHPHLSVLQREKFIWSLSNVPLLEAYINLFDGDPLHEVVKSVIHQYKTSVIPKRSDFRKCVNHGDFNDLNVLVQPDESDSHRISGILDFGDMNSGYYIHELAIAITYMMMEHPKPIEVGGPLLAGWESVLPLNDAERDCLYVLVLSRFCQSLVLARHAVTLHPENEEYLMISSRNGVHFLRQLWELGKEQVEKVWFQSAAQFSERK